A window of Citrus sinensis cultivar Valencia sweet orange chromosome 7, DVS_A1.0, whole genome shotgun sequence contains these coding sequences:
- the LOC102614577 gene encoding 60S ribosomal protein L7-4-like, with amino-acid sequence MAEVEAKAPVPESVLKKQKRNEEWALAKKQELETSKKNKLESRKLIYNRAKQYAKEFAEQEKVLIQLKREAKLKGGFYVDPEAKLLFIIRIRGINAIDPKTKKILQLLRLRQIFNGVFLKVNKATMNMLHRVEPYVTYGYPNLKSVRELIYKRGYGKLDKQRIALTDNSIIEKALGKFGIICMEDLIHEIMTVGPHFKEANNFLWPFKLKAPLGGLKKKRNHYVEGGDAGNRENYVNELIRRMN; translated from the exons ATGGCTGAAGTAGAAGCCAAGGCGCCAGTTCCAGAGTCTGTCTTGAAGAAGCAGAAGAGGAATGAGGAATGGGCTTTGGCAAAGAAGCAGGAGCTTGAAACTTCCAAGAAGAACAAGCTCGAGAGTAGGAAGCTGATTTACAATAGGGCTAAGCAGTATGCAAAGGAGTTTGCTGAGCAG GAAAAGGTGTTGATTCAATTGAAGCGTGAAGCTAAATTGAAAGGAGGGTTTTATGTTGACCCTGAAGCTAAGCTTTTGTTTATCATCCGTATCCGTGG TATCAATGCCATTGACCCAAAGACAAAGAAGATTTTGCAGCTTTTACGTTTAAGACAG ATCTTCAATGGAGTTTTTCTTAAAGTGAACAAAGCTACCATGAACATGCTTCATAGGGTTGAACCTTACGTCACCTATGG ATACCCCAATTTGAAGAGTGTTAGGGAGCTCATTTACAAGAGGGGATATGGAAAGCTAGATAAGCAGAGAATTGCTTTGACTGATAACTCAATTATTGAGAAG GCTTTGGGCAAGTTCGGTATCATCTGCATGGAAGACCTGATCCATGAGATTATGACAGTGGGACCTCATTTTAAGGAGGCTAACAACTTTTTATGGCCATTTAAGCTCAAGGCACCATTGGGTGgcctgaagaagaagaggaaccACTATGTCGAGGGTGGTGATGCTGGAAACCGTGAGAACTACGTCAATGAACTGATCAGAAGAATGAACTAG